One genomic window of Dermacentor andersoni chromosome 8, qqDerAnde1_hic_scaffold, whole genome shotgun sequence includes the following:
- the LOC126526748 gene encoding uncharacterized protein: protein MQVSRSYALFAKKSSNYISVQFPSPHCCVAIAVECAHVIHSLLMLSGDVEANPGPEGNAAVLAELQKLNAVQTLLITEIQGLKTQLNTTDQTIASLDKRMADLETHYQTLLHLRNDIEIMQSTTIDQAKKIKELETRLDDTENQSRRNNLIFYGIPDPASAETWAESEKPVIDVCRKNFDITLEPNDIERAHRLGNHSADRIRPVIVKFLSHKTKDALLSNGRKLKDTNYSIGEDFSRTVRHARKQLLVFAKANSNKYSLRFKTLHIGSKRYVFDPSSQAVKEIA, encoded by the coding sequence ATGCAGGTCAGTAGATCGTATGCCCTCTTCGCTAAAAAATCCAGTAATTATATTTCGGTGCAGTTTCCGAGCCCGCACTGCTGTGTTGCCATTGCCGTTGAGTGTGCTCACGTAATTCATTCCTTGCTCATGCTATCAGGTGACGTTGAGGCTAACCCTGGTCCTGAGGGCAACGCTGCTGTACTCGCTGAACTACAGAAGCTAAACGCGGTACAGACCCTGTTGATTACGGAAATACAGGGCCTCAAAACACAGCTGAACACAACAGACCAAACGATAGCAAGCCTAGACAAACGAATGGCCGATCTCGAAACGCATTACCAAACACTTCTTCACCTCAGAAACGATATTGAAATAATGCAGTCAACCACAATCGACCAAGCTAAAAAGATTAAAGAACTAGAAACACGCCTGGATGACACGGAAAACCAATCACGTCGGAATAACCTTATTTTCTATGGCATCCCTGACCCTGCTAGCGCTGAAACGTGGGCTGAGTCAGAAAAACCAGTCATTGATGTTTGCCGCAAAAATTTTGATATAACCTTGGAACCTAACGACATTGAAAGAGCGCATCGCCTCGGAAATCATTCAGCCGACCGAATTCGTCCCGTAATCGTAAAATTCCTATCTCATAAAACCAAAGACGCACTGTTATCAAATGGCCGTAAATTGAAAGACACAAACTACAGTATTGGAGAGGACTTCTCCCGCACCGTTCGACACGCGCGTAAACAGTTACTAGTGTTTGCCAAAGCCAATTCTAACAAGTACTCCTTGCGCTTCAAAACCCTGCACATTGGCTCAAAACGCTATGTATTTGACCCATCATCCCAAGCCGTTAAGGAAATAGCATAG